The proteins below are encoded in one region of Candidatus Nealsonbacteria bacterium CG07_land_8_20_14_0_80_39_13:
- a CDS encoding ribosome recycling factor codes for MAEVYRQIIEKVKPELAKVMSFLEKELAKLRTGRASTSLVEDIMVPCFGQNLPLKQLGAISISEPRQIVIQPWDKSYIEPIIGAFSKQNMGLSPVVDKDVIRINLPLVDEEYRKNIVKIVSEIEEEAKKTIRKWRDEAWDEIQEKFKEGIVREDDKFRGKDELQKLIDDHNKKVEEAGERKKKEIMF; via the coding sequence ATGGCTGAAGTTTATCGTCAAATTATTGAAAAAGTAAAACCGGAGCTGGCGAAGGTGATGTCTTTTTTGGAAAAAGAATTGGCTAAGTTGAGAACAGGAAGAGCCAGTACTTCCTTAGTGGAGGATATTATGGTTCCTTGCTTTGGCCAGAATCTTCCTTTAAAGCAATTGGGAGCTATTTCTATTTCGGAACCGAGGCAGATTGTCATTCAGCCTTGGGATAAATCATATATTGAGCCTATAATAGGAGCTTTTTCAAAGCAGAATATGGGTTTGAGTCCTGTTGTTGATAAGGATGTTATTCGCATTAATCTGCCCCTTGTTGATGAGGAATACAGAAAGAATATCGTCAAGATTGTTTCCGAAATAGAGGAAGAAGCGAAAAAGACCATCAGAAAATGGAGAGACGAGGCTTGGGATGAAATTCAGGAAAAATTTAAAGAGGGAATCGTCAGGGAAGATGATAAATTCAGGGGCAAGGATGAGCTTCAAAAATTGATAGACGATCACAACAAGAAAGTTGAGGAGGCAGGGGAGCGGAAGAAGAAAGAAATAATGTTCTAA
- a CDS encoding prolyl-tRNA synthetase has product MRQSQLFTKTKKEAPKDEVSKNAQLLIRAGFVNKELAGAYAYLPLGIRVINKISNIIREEMNAVGGQELIMTALQDKETWGKTGRWSDDVVDNWFKTSLKNGTELGLGFSHEEVLAKLMKNHISSYKDLPIYVYQIQTKFRNEARAKSGLMRGREFMMKDLYSFSRSKEDHEEFYEKMKEVYMKVFNRLGMGDKTYITISSGGSFSKYSYEFQTLSEAGEDVVYIIDEKKRIAINKDDFNDEVIKDFGLSLNKDNLVGKKSIEVGDIYTLGYKYSEAFNLTYKNEEGKDELVFMGSYGMSPSRLMGAVVELNNDEKGIIWPETVAPFRIHLIAVGQDLSIKENSDKIYEGLKAQGIEVLYDDREGASAGEKFADSDLIGIPCRVVISKKTLAENSVEIKQRKEKEVKLVKIDDLLEEI; this is encoded by the coding sequence ATGAGACAATCGCAATTGTTCACGAAAACTAAAAAGGAGGCGCCAAAGGACGAGGTAAGCAAGAACGCCCAACTATTAATACGAGCCGGTTTTGTTAATAAAGAATTAGCCGGCGCCTATGCATATCTGCCATTGGGCATCAGGGTTATTAATAAAATTTCAAATATAATCAGAGAAGAAATGAATGCTGTGGGAGGGCAGGAGTTGATTATGACTGCCTTACAAGATAAAGAGACATGGGGAAAAACCGGTCGTTGGAGCGATGATGTTGTTGATAATTGGTTTAAAACATCATTGAAAAATGGGACTGAATTGGGTTTAGGATTCAGCCACGAAGAAGTGTTGGCAAAATTGATGAAAAATCATATCAGTTCTTATAAAGATTTGCCGATTTACGTATATCAAATACAAACAAAGTTTCGCAATGAGGCTAGAGCGAAGTCTGGATTAATGAGAGGCAGGGAGTTCATGATGAAAGACTTGTATTCTTTTTCCAGGAGTAAAGAAGACCACGAAGAATTTTATGAAAAAATGAAAGAAGTATATATGAAGGTTTTCAATAGGTTGGGGATGGGGGACAAAACATACATTACAATTTCTTCCGGCGGTTCATTTTCAAAATATTCATATGAATTTCAAACATTATCAGAGGCAGGGGAAGATGTTGTTTATATTATTGACGAGAAAAAAAGAATAGCCATTAACAAGGATGATTTTAATGATGAAGTCATAAAGGATTTTGGGTTAAGTTTGAACAAGGATAATTTGGTGGGCAAGAAGTCAATTGAAGTCGGAGATATTTATACATTAGGATATAAATATTCCGAAGCGTTTAATTTAACTTACAAAAACGAAGAAGGCAAAGATGAGTTGGTGTTTATGGGTTCATATGGGATGAGTCCATCCAGACTGATGGGCGCTGTTGTGGAGTTAAATAATGACGAAAAGGGCATAATTTGGCCGGAGACAGTGGCTCCGTTTAGGATTCATTTAATCGCCGTCGGCCAAGATCTTAGCATTAAAGAAAATAGCGATAAAATTTATGAGGGTTTAAAAGCTCAAGGAATTGAGGTATTATACGATGATAGAGAGGGGGCGAGCGCCGGAGAGAAATTCGCTGATTCTGACTTGATTGGAATTCCTTGCCGAGTTGTGATAAGCAAAAAAACATTAGCGGAAAACAGCGTTGAGATTAAGCAAAGGAAAGAAAAAGAAGTAAAACTGGTAAAAATAGATGATTTATTAGAGGAAATTTAA